The following proteins come from a genomic window of Geothrix edaphica:
- the nadC gene encoding carboxylating nicotinate-nucleotide diphosphorylase, giving the protein MFHPPHPETYRDQLRAFLREDWGTQDWSTAAVPDRPMTARVVAKGELVLAGLPMAVETLRLTCPNINADLARNDGQRVGPGTEVIRLRGSSHGILLAERVMLNLLQRLSGTATLTRRFVDAVEGTGARILDTRKTTPGLKLLEKYAVRCGGGVNHRLTLGDGVLLKENHLAAAGGVRAAVEAARRAAPNLVKIEVEVETLGQLKACLDLPDVDGVLLDNMALDQMREAVALRDRSGRRLFLEASGNITLDRARAVAETGVDFLGVGALTHSAPAVDLSLRMD; this is encoded by the coding sequence ATGTTCCATCCCCCGCACCCCGAGACCTATCGCGACCAGCTGCGCGCCTTCCTGAGGGAGGACTGGGGCACCCAGGACTGGAGCACCGCAGCCGTGCCGGACCGGCCCATGACTGCGCGGGTGGTGGCGAAGGGCGAGCTGGTGCTGGCCGGACTTCCCATGGCGGTGGAGACCCTCCGGCTCACCTGTCCGAACATCAACGCGGACCTGGCGCGGAACGATGGCCAGCGGGTCGGCCCGGGCACCGAGGTGATCCGCCTGCGGGGCTCCAGCCACGGCATCCTGCTGGCCGAGCGGGTGATGCTGAACCTGCTGCAACGGCTGTCCGGCACGGCCACCCTAACGCGGCGGTTCGTGGACGCGGTCGAGGGCACCGGGGCCCGCATCCTCGATACCCGCAAGACCACGCCAGGACTCAAGCTGCTGGAGAAGTACGCCGTCCGCTGCGGCGGCGGCGTGAACCACCGGCTGACCCTGGGCGATGGGGTGCTGCTGAAGGAGAACCACCTCGCGGCGGCGGGCGGCGTCCGGGCCGCCGTGGAGGCCGCGCGCCGCGCCGCGCCGAACCTCGTGAAGATCGAAGTGGAGGTGGAGACCCTGGGCCAGCTCAAGGCCTGCCTGGACCTTCCGGACGTGGATGGGGTGCTGCTGGACAACATGGCTTTGGACCAGATGCGCGAGGCGGTGGCCCTTCGGGATCGCAGCGGCCGGCGCCTCTTCCTGGAGGCCAGCGGCAACATCACTCTGGACCGGGCCAGGGCCGTGGCCGAGACCGGCGTGGACTTCCTCGGCGTGGGCGCCCTGACCCACAGCGCCCCGGCGGTGGATCTCAGCCTGCGGATGGACTGA